Part of the Musa acuminata AAA Group cultivar baxijiao chromosome BXJ3-10, Cavendish_Baxijiao_AAA, whole genome shotgun sequence genome, CTGCTCAATATCTTTTGGGGTGTTGCACTTCCATTGATAATAATTAAGAAAACTAGTGTATATATAGTTCTGTTAGGTCTCATGGCCTCTCCTAGTGCTACTTCTTCCGGTTCGAGCCGGATTGGGCAGTCCCAGTCCGAGGAGGACCTGCAGGCTTTGATGAACCAGAGGAAGCAGAAGCGAATGCTGTCGAACCGGGAGTCAGCGCGCCGCTCCAGAATGAGGAAACAGAAGCATTTGGATGATCTAACGGCGCAGGTGAGCCAGCTGAGGAAGGAGAACGGCCAGATCCTGACCTCCCTCAGCGTCACCACGCAGCACTACGTCGGCGTGGAAGCCGAGAACTCCGTGCTCAGGGCCCAAACGATGGAACTCACCGCAACGCTGCAGTCACTGAGTCAGATCCTTCACTACATGCGTGGTATCGGCAGCGCTATCGGTGACTTGGTTCAGCCGTCGGATACCTTCGTGAGGCCATGGAACTTGATGGGTGCGAACCAGCCCATGATGATGGCCTCCGCAGAGACGTCTCAGCTGTACTGTTAGACCGCTATCACGGGGGCCTCAGGAGGGACCCTTTTTTTTGGACTGATCTTTTTGGTAGTGTAATTCGTGATGCATCATGGTCCTATGCTACCGTGATGTTCACTATCTTGGGGTGTGATCGAGCGATGGGCAGAAGAAGAAGATCTCCAACCCTAAGAATCTCTTTGGTGTGGACCAGTGAGTgaagataaaaaaagaagaagaaattaaaGACGGAAGGAAAACCACGGAGGCGGAGAAAGTGACCTTAACAGGGAACTGTGCACCCAAGTTTTTATTCTGGTCTCCATGTCATGTGGGTTACTATCCAAAGCAGTCGAGTGTAATCAAATCCTTCTCTTTGTTTTCTATCTAATACTGGCTTatagtgtattgctctctctctttctcacaaGTAATTCCCGAGGTGAGATGCAAAAAGGTGCTTTGTTTGAAAACATCAAGATTGCGTATATGTATGGATTATACCGTCCAAGGAGTACTGCTTGGATGGTTGACATTCAAAATGCTTCTTTCCGCCGTCAGATCCTCCGACAAAttgttctctctctttctctatatataaatattcatttacCAACGTGAAAAATAGATGCAGAAGGTAGTCGATCTTAAGTGGACAGAAGTGCTTAATGGGTGGTTCCTTTAGAAGTGCTCTTGATCATGATATTAATGTTGGTTGCATCGTTTGGTCCATGCACTTACTTAGCTGAGAGCTacgtaaataataataaatatttatttatttattttaaagataTTAACTAGTTTAATcggtaaaaaaaattaatatattacaaAATTATGAGCCGGAATTTCATCTTCATTATTTAttcttataataaaaataaaaatgaaaatattattatttatttttccgTCTTGGGAATGATAACTTGTTGTCCTTGTCATGTTTGGCGTGGCGAGCGGGTGGACCACTGAACGCTGATGACCCTGCTTTAAGTACGATGGTGTCGACCCATATAGCTTTCCTTTGGTCCACCTTACCAATATTATATCATATACATCTAACATCTGGAAGCGAACTCGATAGAAAAATAGCTGAACCCTCGCCCACTCTTTTTACCTATCAGCAGAGATATGGCCAAAAACTGTGTGATCTGAGATGCTCTCCTCGTTTGTCTCAAAACAGAAATCTAAGATCAACAGCTTTCTCGAAGCACAAGTATTTGATATTGCTTATTTAATGCATTTAGGTATGCGTAAGTTTTTAATGTATGCAATTGGATCGCCTTCCCTTTCGGCCACTGTTGCCTGCCCCTACATCCGTCGATTAAATTAGATAGATTTTAGCACATCAACGTCGACAAAGGCTGTCACGTTCAAATTCATACGAGACGGGCAGTGGTCAGACTTCTTTAGAATACAACAAGCACTGCGAGTCTTCTTCAACATCGAGAAAAGCTATTAACCGAGCGATGCATCGAGTTAAACACAAAGTTGGGTATTTTAAGGTATTAAACGGGAATCTTCTCTCGCCTTTAGTATGATTCTGAAAGAGTTCTCCCTGTTACAACTTTTTTATTCaattaaaaataaaagagagaCTTCTTTTTTCTATAAACGTATTGGCATCTTCATGCTACTATCTGTAATCTAGACGAACCTTGGATGAACGTGTGTTCAGAAGTTGACGAAATTTCTGCAGCCCACATCGAGCTCCACGGACGGTGGGCTGCACTCTGGTGGAACTTGTGATCTACACACTAGTACCGTCGACTCATGACACGATGACGAAATGACTTTGGTCGCATTGCTGGTTCAGATCGATGGCCTCGAGGCCAGTTGAGGCGAGAAGGAATCAGAAGGCCACCGCCTCGTGTAGTGGCTTTGTATTCCTGCGAGCTTTTTGCTTGTGGAAACTCGTACGACTCTGCACCACCAAAAGAGCGAGCCTCGACCGTTTGGTGGCCATGGCGTGATGAGCAGTTGGGAGGAAGGTGATGTGAGGCCGAGAAAAGCTGATGGTGGTGGGTGGATAAGTGCTCACGCATCATTTTACCACTGTGCGCAGAGCCTTCTTAGGACAGACACACGGAGAGGGCTCGGTACCGCTGTGTCACGCAATCCTATTTGAAGTGGCCCAACCACGAGGTCAGAACCAGTCGGCAGGAAAGATGAACGTTCGAGTGTTACAGCCACAGAGATGGTGGAAGTGGTAGCGACGTCATGAGAAACAAAACGACCCTTCCCGTCCTTGCTCTTTCGCTTCGACCGCTTTTTCTGATAACGACCACTAGAGGAGTCCTTCGTTTGTGTTCGATGATGATGCGGAAACGAAAAGAAATCCTGTTTATGCATGGTTGGTGCGGGCTGACCAACGCATGAGAATTCCATCTCTCATGCTCGTCGACATGAGAATTCTATCCGGACAGAACATTGTTCATTCTATCCCATGGATCATTTTTCAGAACAAGCTCATTACCCCATTTAAACATGAAGGCACGTTCAACTTTCTGCCCCGGCCCGTAAAACTCTAGCCCACATTCCTACGTCCCACTCTGGAATTGCAAAGGCTCTTCTTAACAGGTATATGGTCTCCGTTCATGAAAAAGCTGCTAGCAGCGAGACAAATGCCCAGTCAACGGATGTGCTGTCTGAGACACGGGTGAGATAGATTAACGCAGATGTTGCATAGAAAGAAAAAGGCCGAATAGAGTGAGGGACGGGATGCAGCTTGTTATCTGCAACTGCTGCAAGTCCTCTCGAGAGATACAGTAGCTGTCGAGAAATCTAGGCTTTTAGAGTTTGTGGATCACGATCTGACTGGTCGAATCATGTCATGTTGCATCAGAAGCCTGGGGTCATTCAAGCTCGGTCTGTGAGTTACTGGAATCTCAGCGTTTCGATGGGTTGTGTACGGCTCACCCTACGTTACTGCTACGCAAGAGAAGGGGAACTTTGGTCGCATGTTCTTGCACACGTGCTACAGCACGATACATAGTGTCTCTAGAAAAAGATTCCAAGCTACTTTAAACTgtagaaaaaaattaatatatatatatatatatatattatattctaaTTTCTGTGGGTTAAAACTGAGTGAGCCTTCATATTCATGTGAAAAACGAGTCTAAATAATTTGAAAAGGCAAATTGCTTTTATTACCTCCTCCAAAATGTGAGTGTCTCCCCCAAATCGCTTTCCATTTATAGAAAACCACATTCCAGGAGTTGAACTGCCACGCACCGCACACGTGTCCAGGCCATAAGCCCTGCCTTGGAtttcttctctctccctctttccACGCGATTATTCCTTGTCGGTTAATACATTTAGGCGAAAGATACTTTTGGTGCGCAGCTCAGCATCGGACGACGCAGCACTCAGCCATCGCATGACTGTGATTATTGTAGATAACATAATAGTGGTCAAGTCACTTTCCATAAAGTTAATTACATTAAAACCCACTTTCTGAGACTAAAGGCATCGGAATATTAAAACCTTACGCATCACTTCATTCTCCACCGTTGTCTTCCAGCGGGGTGGTCGGTTCCATGTCCTTGTCCTCGTCGATGATTTGAAGCACTACGCATCCACTTCGTTTACTTTTTATACACTCTCTGGTCCTCTTTAGGTGAAACGATGATCCCCAAGGTTACAGTGCATCGCACTCACGCATGGCACCCTCCTTTCTCTTTTATATGGGTCGGCTTGCTGCTGCAGTAGCTTCCAAGCCACTTTGATAGCCGCGAATATGTCACTACGGCTCCTCTTGTTTCGAAGAAAAGCCAGTCCCCTCTCTTCGTTAGACTACGACAGAACGTGGTGGTTCCCTTGAAGAATAAATGTTCCTCCCATCCCTCGCCTGCCTGCACGTACCAACATACTTAAGCGTCTAATATCAATTTCAAGAAAGAAGGCAACCAAATAGTCTTACACTACATACACATCGGGCTTTGTTTGAAATAAGTAAAGAGTTGATGGTCCACCCAGTAGCACCACCACTGCTTTATTCTTCAAGCAGCCGGTTCTCTGAAAGCAATGCTTATTCTAtggtggttgatggcttaaatctCAAGCATGCTGCGGTGTTGCCATCTCGATGACTTGCACGCGCTGAAGTCAGTCTCGGAGAGAGAGAGTCGCTTATGGCTACTATCTAAGCTCCTAACGCTCCATGGAGAAAGTACTGTCTCTCCACTTTTTCTACGTTTAACTTAAAACTGAGAGTCCAGTGGGATTCGCCTTGTCACGTTTAAAGAATTGACTCTCCAACGTACCCGATCTCTCACCCGTTCTTCGCCAACCAACGCTGCTGGTTGCATTCCATTCCGAAGCCTCGCTTCTTATCTATCTATGCGCTCggagaaggaggagaaggagaagaaggaaaggaagaatttGCGACGGAGTTCAGGGAAGATTTCCATCATGGTCTTGGTGGCTCCCAAGAAGCTCACTGTCCTCCTAATTATCGTCTTGGCTTCACTTCCATCCATTGCATTGGCAGGCAAGTCTTTTGGGTAATTTCCATTCTCCTAGCGTAATAGGCTCCATGCTGGTTAGAGTAATGCAGAGAACAATACATTCTGCAGTATGATCAAGTCGAAGCACACACCAAAATTAGTTTACTTGACATGTTCACCTGATTTTTTTTCTTGTCGTTATTACGGACACAGCCTTCGTTAACAAACATAAACTTGTCCTTCGCTAATCGAGAAGGACAAGTTTCTCCGACTTTTTTGTTTCTTTCGTTTGAACCGAGGACTACTTACTAAAAGAAGCATCAAGAGCGTGGAAATGAAAgcagaaggaagaagaaacaagGGCTCAGAATAGATGAAGGAGAAGTTTGATATATGGCGCGCTTAAACAGCTTTCATCACGCATCCAATATCAAAACCATCTTTTATAAGTAGCGTTTAATATCTGTACCTTTTTCTGCTTCTCGTAAAAATGACAAATGCTACGCAGAGATAGTCATCATCAAATAAACCGATCATAATATGTTTCTTAACCCTTTCTTTTAGACTTTAGTAAGCTCCTCAATACGTGTAGTAAGCATATCTTGATGGATCCTTTATAAATGTTTTAGCTTCTTTTCTCTAGCTACTACCTCATATACGTCTCGCAAGCTCCTCAGTGCTATCTATATATGAAGTATGAGGTACTAGAAAAAAAGAAGCTAATGCATTTATTAAGGATCTACCAAGAATCCAGAATCAGAAGCTAAGCACTTTGTAAATGGAACGCTCGCTAGTTTTCCATTTCCAGTGTGTAAGATgcagcttttctttttctaggagCATATAACGAAAATGGATGGATGGTCACCCCAAGTGGCAACATCCACACCGTCAACGAAACAGCTATAAACTTTGAGAATATTTACTCGCAAACTAcattcttgatatgattttttattattattttaacttTAAATTGTAGTAACGTATGAGGAAAAATATTCAATAGGTTTTGTATGCACGCTTCATTTGTAATGGATTTTGCAGGGCGGCAAACAAGGATTTTTGGTAAATATGCAGCACCAGCGGGGTCCATGATGAAGGTAGATGTCCGTCAAATCTAATTATAATTCTGAGGTATATGTGTACATACCGATGATGACTAAGAAACAGATCGAGAGGCAAATGAGAATTGTGAAGTAGAGAGAGGTGTGGTTCCAGTAGATCACACAAACTCCTAAAATCATGCCAAaagaagagccaagtaagaaggCGTTAGCCAGAGGAAAAATCCTTGTTTTGCGTCTTCTCACTTGAGTGATTACGTATCACTAGTTAGACAATTTCAGTTTATCTTTCttcttatatttcttttgaccaagCTTTTTTGCATTGACGGCAGGATTTATCTAAGCATGGGTTGCACCAGGAACAAATCTCCATTGTTCATTACAGGATTCTCAAAGTCAATACAAAAGACTACGGAAGCTACGATCCTTCTCCATCTCTTTCCAAGCCTCCTTTCAAGCTCATACCCAACTGATCTAATCGAAGTTGCTTGGTCCTGGGGAACAACACTTGGAtacttcgagctaatgctttcagTATAAGTGATCTACAGTCAAGTACTGTTTGGTTCCTAAGATATGTATCGGAAGTTACTGTCTTGAGATACAAATTTATGCTCATATCCCTTGGTCCGTTTACTTGTGAATATGTCATGTGTGATGAAGCAAAATGTATTAAATGCTACAATGGATGATCTAAGTTACCCACACATTATTCTTACAATAAACCTCTTTGCTTTACATGTACTTGGATTAGATCATTCCATGAACATGGAAGAAGGTTTCAATTGCTTTCGAACTGTGGTTTTCAATTTTGCTTCAacgatgtttata contains:
- the LOC135651116 gene encoding bZIP transcription factor 44-like: MASPSATSSGSSRIGQSQSEEDLQALMNQRKQKRMLSNRESARRSRMRKQKHLDDLTAQVSQLRKENGQILTSLSVTTQHYVGVEAENSVLRAQTMELTATLQSLSQILHYMRGIGSAIGDLVQPSDTFVRPWNLMGANQPMMMASAETSQLYC
- the LOC103968799 gene encoding protein CASPARIAN STRIP INTEGRITY FACTOR 1; this encodes MRSEKEEKEKKERKNLRRSSGKISIMVLVAPKKLTVLLIIVLASLPSIALAGRQTRIFGKYAAPAGSMMKDLSKHGLHQEQISIVHYRILKVNTKDYGSYDPSPSLSKPPFKLIPN